GGCAGCGCCCAAGGAGCTCGACGCTCTCGACGTGCTCGTTGACGTCACGGCCCTCCAAGCCGTGCCGGCGCCGCCCGTCCCCGCCGAGGCCGTTCCGGCACCGGCGGACCTCGACACCCGCACCCTGTCCCGCTCCCTGTTCCTGCGGCTCGCCGCACTCGACGAGAACAGCCCCGAGCGCGCCTACGTCCGGGACACTCTGATCGAACTCAACCTCCCCCTCGTGCGCTACGCGGCGGCCCGCTTCCGCTCGCGCAACGAGCCCATGGAGGACATCGTCCAGGTCGGCACGATCGGCCTGATCAAGGCGATCGACCGCTTCGACTGCGAACGGGGCGTGGAGTTCCCGACGTTCGCGATGCCGACGGTCGTGGGCGAGATCAAGCGCTTCTTCCGCGACACCTCGTGGTCGGTGCGCGTGCCGCGCCGGCTCCAGGAGCTCCGCCTGGCCCTCACCAAGGCCAGCGACGAGCTCTCCCAGAAGCTGGACCGCTCCCCGACGGTGGCGGAGCTGGCGGCGGTGCTCGGCGTCTCCGAGGAGGACGTGGTCGACGGCCTCGCGGTCGGCAACGCCTACACCGCCTCCTCGCTGGACTCCCCGGCGCCCGAGGACGACGGCGGCGAGGGCTCCCTGGCCGACCGGCTCGGCTACGAGGACAGTGCGCTGGAGGGCGTGGAGTACCGCGAGTCCCTCAAGCCGCTGCTGGCCAAGCTGCCGCCCCGGGAGCGCCGGATCATCATGCTGCGCTTCTTCGCCAACATGACCCAGTCACAGATCGGCGAGGAGGTCGGCATCTCCCAGATGCACGTCTCCCGGCTGCTGACCCGGACCCTGGCCCAGCTGCGCGACGGACTCATCTCCGACTGAGATCTGCGACCGAGCCTTCCCAACTGACGGAGCGTCAGCCACCATGGCCCGATGCTTCGTACCGGGATGCTTCGTACGACGACATGGACACATGGCCGCCGAGGCGCCGTTACGGCAGCGTCGGCGGCCGTCGTGTGTCTGGGCGCGGCGCTGGCCGCCTGCGGGGCCGGGACGGGCGGCGGCGGGTACACGGCGGTGGGCGGGGTGCCCCGGCAGCCGGACACGGCGACGGCGCCAACGGGCGCCGTGCGGATGGTGCCACTGGACGGCCCGGACGACGGCACCGGCCCGGACGACGGCACCGGCTCCGCCGGGAGGGCACCGCAAGGCGGAACGCGGCCGGCCGCCTCTTCGGCTCCGCCGGCCGGCGCGGCCGCTCCGCCGGGCCGGACAGGCAGTCCCGGAACGGCGGGCCCGTCCGGTCCGTCCGGTCCCGGGCACGCCGGACCGGCGACGGCCGAGCCGAGCGCGTCCGGCCGGGGTACGACCGCTCCGAGCCGCCCGGCGCCGGGCCCGACGACCTCCGGTACGGCGTCACCCGCGCCCGCGGCCCTCACCTGGGGTACCGCCGAGCGCGCGGGCACGGACCGGCGCTGGTGCGAGAAGGTGACCGTGCCCTTCCACAACTCGGGCGGCACGCCCGTGCGTTCGGGCACGGTGACGTTCGGGACGCACGTCATCGGCGCGCTCGGCGTCGACTGGGCGACGGTGGAGTCGACCGCCGCGCTCCCGGTGCCGATCGGCCCGGGTGCGCGCACGGACCACACCTGGACGGTGTGCGTCGACGCCTGGCGTGTGCCGCTCGGCATGCACGTCGAGACGCGCGACGTCTCCGTCCGGTGGGAGTAGGAGCAGGGCCGCGGGGCCTTACATGAACGCCAGCGCGGCGACTCCCACCACGACGGCGATCGCCACGACGACGCCGATGATCAGACCGACGCGGGGGCCCGAGGAGGAGGCGGCCGCCGCCTGCTGCTGCCGGCCCTGGGGAGCCTCGTCGACGAACGCGCGGAACATCTGGGTGCTGCCGGCGGGGTCGTAGTTGCCCTGGGGGCCCTGGGTGTTAGCCATGGCCCGAGACACTAGCGAATCACGGGGTCCGGCCCAAGTGCGGGGCCACCGGGACAGACAGGGGCACCCCGCCCGCGCCCACCTGCCTGTTTACGTTCGCAATACTTGCCTTTGCCAAGTTTTTGCGCCTGGCTGCCCGCCCTTATTTGCCTGCAGCAACCAACCGACTTATGGTTGCCCTAAGCAACGAATACGGGAGGTGTGATGGCCGAGCGGGCGCAGTACGAAGAGCTGGCGCGTCAGCTCAGTGCCGTCGGAGCCGTGAAACGGGACATGGGGCGCATCCTGCCGCCCGACTGCCCGACCGGCTCGGCCGCCGTGCTGACCCTGCTGGGCCGCCACGGCGACATGCGCATGAGCAAGCTCGCCGAGCTGCTCTCCGTGGACATGTCGGTCACCAGCCGGCACGTCGCGCACGTCGCCGCGCGCGGCTGGATAGAGCGGCACCCGGACCCCGCGGACAAGCGCTCGCGCATCCTGCGTCTGACGCCCGCGGGGCTCGAGCAGCTCGACGAGCTGTCCCTGCGGACCACGCACCTGCTGGCCGAGCGGCTGAGCGACTGGACCGACGACGAGGTCGGCCAGCTCATCCGGCTCATGACCCGGCTGCGCGACAGCTTCGGCGACTGCCGGTCCGCCCCGCCGCGGCACGCGTCCGCCACGGCCGCCCCCGTGTTCGAAGAGACCACCCGTACACCCGCAAGCACGTAAGAGAAGGAAGCCCATGGCAACGACCACACCAGCCGGTGTGCGGGCTCACGCCAAGCACGGGGGAGGCGCAGGCCAGGCCCCGATGACGCACCGGCAGATCATGGAGGCCCTGTCCGGGCTGCTGCTCGGCATGTTCGTGGCGATCCTGTCGTCCACGATCGTCTCCAACGCCCTGCCGCACATCATCGGTGACCTCGGCGGCGGTCAGTCCGCCTACACCTGGGTGGTCACCGCCGCCCTGCTGTCGATGACCGCGGCCACTCCCCTGTGGGGCAAGCTCGCCGACCTGTACAGCAAGAAGGCGCTCGTCCAGATAGCCCTGATCATCTACGTGGTCGCCTCGATGGCGGCCGGCCTGTCGCAGAACCCCGGCATGCTGATCGCCTGCCGCGTGGTGCAGGGCATCGGCGTCGGCG
Above is a genomic segment from Streptomyces collinus Tu 365 containing:
- a CDS encoding RNA polymerase sigma factor SigF, whose translation is MSADQGSSKVLTPTSEAAPKELDALDVLVDVTALQAVPAPPVPAEAVPAPADLDTRTLSRSLFLRLAALDENSPERAYVRDTLIELNLPLVRYAAARFRSRNEPMEDIVQVGTIGLIKAIDRFDCERGVEFPTFAMPTVVGEIKRFFRDTSWSVRVPRRLQELRLALTKASDELSQKLDRSPTVAELAAVLGVSEEDVVDGLAVGNAYTASSLDSPAPEDDGGEGSLADRLGYEDSALEGVEYRESLKPLLAKLPPRERRIIMLRFFANMTQSQIGEEVGISQMHVSRLLTRTLAQLRDGLISD
- a CDS encoding MarR family winged helix-turn-helix transcriptional regulator → MAERAQYEELARQLSAVGAVKRDMGRILPPDCPTGSAAVLTLLGRHGDMRMSKLAELLSVDMSVTSRHVAHVAARGWIERHPDPADKRSRILRLTPAGLEQLDELSLRTTHLLAERLSDWTDDEVGQLIRLMTRLRDSFGDCRSAPPRHASATAAPVFEETTRTPAST